The nucleotide window GCTGAATTCTCCTCCTTATCCTTTTGCAGACGAAGAATTCGATCTCATTGTAAGCTGGGGAGTTCTACATTATAATTCTCCCGATCTCGCAAAATTTATGTTAGATGATACATTCCGTATTTTAAAAAAAGGCGGGTATCTTGCAGCTTCCGTAAGAGCGGAAGGTGACACTCACTTGAAAGCGGAAAAGGGTAAAATTGGAACCGCGGATCTTGCAGGCGGCGCCACCTGGTTTTATTCCAAAGAAGATGTGCAAGGCCTTCTTCAAAATTTTTCTTCTTTCGAGATCGGTTATACGGAGAGAACTCCATTAGGAAAATTGGATGAGAGGATTTGTCATTGGATCTTTCTCGCCAAAAAATAATCCAAGAAGAATGTCCTCTGAACGGGGACTGCGATTGGGAACCTTTATACAGATCCGAATTCGGTAACTTCGATCTTTCTATCCAAACCTGCAAAACCTGCGGCTTCCAAGCACAATTTCCAAGACCGGAACCGGAGTCATTATATACAGAAGAATATTATACAGGTGACAAGGGATTCACGTATAGAGACGAAAGACAGACCGAAAAATTCGATCGTTATGTTTGGTTCGCTCGTCTTAAAAATATTTCCAAGTTCAGATCTTCCGGAAACTTCTTGGACATTGGCTGCTCCTTCGGCGGTTTTTTAGAATGCGCTAAAGAAAAAGGTTTCGTGCCTTATGGTGTGGAAATTTCTTCCTTCTCCGCCAAACAAGCGGAAACGAGAGGTTTTAAAGTATGGGTAGGCCAATTTTTAGATGCGGATCTTCCTGAAAACTTTTTCGACGTGATAACACTTATCGAAGTGATAGAACATTTAGAAAACCCTAAAGAAGTATTCAATAAACTCGCAAGGATCCTAAAACCGGGCGGATTACTTCTCATACAGACCGCGAATTTTGACGCCTGGCAGGCGATGGAAGCAGGTAAAAATTATCATTATTATTTGCCCGGTCATGTGTATTATTATTC belongs to Leptospira dzoumogneensis and includes:
- a CDS encoding class I SAM-dependent methyltransferase, with amino-acid sequence MKPADHPSKEAWETHYTRSKAKLSYPDENLVRMISKFPSSSPSPKALDFGTGSGRHCVLLKDFGYEVSAADYSENSIQSVRESYPWVKTFLLNSPPYPFADEEFDLIVSWGVLHYNSPDLAKFMLDDTFRILKKGGYLAASVRAEGDTHLKAEKGKIGTADLAGGATWFYSKEDVQGLLQNFSSFEIGYTERTPLGKLDERICHWIFLAKK
- a CDS encoding class I SAM-dependent methyltransferase, translating into MDLSRQKIIQEECPLNGDCDWEPLYRSEFGNFDLSIQTCKTCGFQAQFPRPEPESLYTEEYYTGDKGFTYRDERQTEKFDRYVWFARLKNISKFRSSGNFLDIGCSFGGFLECAKEKGFVPYGVEISSFSAKQAETRGFKVWVGQFLDADLPENFFDVITLIEVIEHLENPKEVFNKLARILKPGGLLLIQTANFDAWQAMEAGKNYHYYLPGHVYYYSAKILRKILAIRGFERQITYLGVDFPLSAKLLKSRGSFSSWKDYFKWFRISFYHFKSKLSKKGIPLTSSMVHYAIKK